A genome region from Macaca fascicularis isolate 582-1 chromosome 3, T2T-MFA8v1.1 includes the following:
- the MDH2 gene encoding malate dehydrogenase, mitochondrial isoform X2, with amino-acid sequence MTRDDLFNTNATIVATLAAACAQHCPEAMICIIANPVNSTIPITAEVFKKHGVYNPSKIFGVTTLDIVRANTFVAELKGLDPARVNVPVIGGHAGKTIIPLISQCTPKVDFPQDQLTALTGRIQEAGTEVVKAKAGAGSATLSMAYAGARFVFSLVDAMNGKEGVVECSFVKSQETECTYFSTPLLLGKKGIEKNLGIGQISSFEEKMISDAIPELKASIKKGEDFVKTLK; translated from the exons ATGACCCGGGACGACCTGTTTAACACCAATGCCACGATTGTGGCCACCCTGGCTGCTGCCTGTGCTCAGCACTGCCCAGAAGCCATGATCTGCATCATTGCCAATCCG GTTAACTCCACCATCCCCATCACAGCAGAAGTTTTCAAGAAGCACGGAGTGTACAACCCCAGCAAGATCTTCGGCGTGACGACCCTGGACATCGTCAGAGCCAACACCTTTGTTGCAGAGCTGAAG GGTTTGGATCCAGCTCGAGTCAACGTCCCTGTCATTGGTGGCCATGCCGGGAAGACCATCATCCCCCTGATCTCTCAG TGCACCCCCAAGGTGGACTTTCCCCAGGACCAGCTGACGGCGCTCACTGGGCGGATCCAGGAGGCTGGCACGGAGGTGGTCAAGGCTAAAGCTGGAGCAG GCTCTGCCACCCTCTCCATGGCGTATGCGGGCGCCCGCTTCGTCTTCTCCCTTGTGGATGCAATGAATGGAAAGGAAGGTGTTGTGGAATGTTCCTTCGTTAAGTCACAGGAAACGGAATGTACCTACTTCTCCACGCCACTGCTGCTTGGG AAAAAGGGCATCGAGAAGAACCTGGGCATTGGCCAAATCTCCTCTTTTGAGGAGAAGATGATCTCGGATGCCATTCCCGAGCTGAAGGCCTCCATCAAGAAGGGGGAAGATTTCGTGAAGACCCTGAAGTGA